The Glycine max cultivar Williams 82 chromosome 3, Glycine_max_v4.0, whole genome shotgun sequence sequence tttggtgagccactcaagacctctatctccaagagttttccacacttcaataggtatgttgtctggccccaccgccttaccgttactcattcttttcaacgcttcctttacttcctttttctgaatccgacgatagtacttatagttccggtcctcttctcttgtgtctagactgctagagtcatatccatatccatcattaaataagttgtggaaatacgccttccacttttccttgatatctttttcatgcactaagattttgccttcttcatccttaacacactttacttgatccaaatctctagtcttcctctctctacccttagcaagcctatatatagatctttctccgtccctggtgcctagagcttggtatagtccgtcaaaagcttgggctcttgcctcactcaccatctttttggtttcatttctagctatcttatacttatcccaagtttcagaatttctacacctagaccactccttgaaacactccttttttactctaactttgctctgaacactttcattccaccaccacgattctttacccctaggtccaaaacctctagattcacccatcgtctctttagccactttaataatctcttgggacatcttgttccacatatcatttgcacttccttgtgattgtccacaccatccctcccatatcttttgttggaagattccttgtttctcacccttcgagtgccaccatttgatccttggtgctaccatagtacttcttctctttgccctatctctaattcttacatccataaccaaaactctatgttgggtagtcaagctctctcccgggataactttagagttcaagcaatacttcctatcagacttcctgataaggaagaaatctatctggTCTAAAATCTAGtaactaatgtaaaataattttgtcaatttttttttatcaacaattaACAATATATTAGATGAACCGGAggtgttagaaaaaaaaaacaaaatacaaaattgtcaagtgatagGCAAAGAAGACATAGTTTTCTTGCTGtaaaaaaaggtaaagaaaATGTCTCTTgattcaaataattttcttttctctttaattccaaTACTCTTGTAATATCTTTAATCCATTTCTATCTAATAGAATTGAATTCTCGATCATTATTAACGATTAATATATCTTCTATATAGTAGTATTTTCTTTGGTCCTATTAAACAAGCCTTTTaaggatatttttaaaaaattataaatacaaagTTATTCAAAATCATGATACAAGTGCATGGAAAacctctttatttttaatttttcaactaatgtccttaatatatttctttattaagattaatataatattaccagcattaatttaagatattgtcttttttacttctttaaaaacttaaatCCAAAATATATTCTTACGTACAATTTAGGGAAAAAAAGTTAGTACTAGCTAGTATTAGCGTGTGAGCCAAAAGAACTGAAGCATTTGAATATAATTAAGCTTGGCATTACGGTAGTTGCTATGAACATTTGAGAAACACATTTGAATATAATTAAGCTTGGCATTAGGGTAGTTGCTATGAACATTTGAGAAACAATTATGTCACTGACATTAATAAAACCACCAACTATCACCGTCCTCTTTAATTCTCAACTGTCCACGCATAAGTTCAACCGTCTTCATTCCTTTATGTTAACGGCTGtgtacttatatatatacacatatatagtATGCCGATATTAACTACTTTCACCAAAGCAAAGCATACCCACAACAcactgtttttgtttttgtttttctgtgtCACTGTTCTCACATAATCTGGTTTGGCGGTGCTAAGCACAAACATGTCCAACTCGAGGGTAGCTGTGAACTCAAAACTAACGGTTGTGTCGAGCAGACCCGTTAGTGCTTCGGGTAAGGGTAAGGCTCATGCGCTATCCGCGCTTGACAGTGCCATGGGTTCACACACAGTGCATGTTATATACTACTACAAGAACGAGGAGAAGTGGTTTGAGTCGTTTGATTTGTTGGACCCTTTGAGGGAATCGTTGTCTGAGGTTCTGACTCTCTACCCTACTGTGACGGGTCGGTTGGGAAAAAGAGGAGTGGATGGTGGGTGGGAAGTGAAGTGTAATGATGCGGGCGTTAGGGTCATAAAAGCCAGCGTGGATGCTACACTTGATCAATGGCTCAAATCTGCCTCTGGCTCCGAAGAGAACCTTCTGGTTGCTTGGGATCATATGCCTGATGATCCTACCACATGGTCTCCCTTTCGAATTCAGGTATCATTTACAATCAAGTATCTCGACATGAGAACAATTTTATATAGCTTATACTGTATATTCTACATCTCAAATCTCAATAATGCTTGGTTGAGCAAAcagttttattttgcttttatcttttatatgtttaaagtcatatttaactttattttttattaattatcatcTAGTATGTGAATTAACTGgcacaaaattattttagtttaattagtgTATATGTTTATTGGAATACAAATATAAGAGTGAAATAacacaatattatatataaataaaaaagttaaatatcatataaataataagatCCACAAATTGAATGTTTtaagttttgaattaaaatgtgatATAAATTTACTCATGTGATGTGGAGTGTTTGAAGTGTATTGGTGATTGTTATAGATGATTTTGTATAGAATACGATAGAACATAGAAGTGATTGTTGGATGTTGGTTGTTGCAGGTAAACAGATTCGAAGGAGGAGGTGTTGCAATAGGAATAAGTTGTAGTCACATGGTGGCAGATCTAACTTTCTTAGCATCATTTTTCAAATCATGGACGGAAGTTCACCGCCACTTGGCCATTACCCACCCTCCCTTCGTCGCTCCACTTCCAAATCACGCCGATGATGATGCAGAGTCTCTCCCTCGCCATGCAAAAACACACTCTCCGAGAAACATGGCTACAGCCACCTTCAAGTTTTCAAGTTCAATCATCAACCGATGCCTCTCCAAAGTCCATGGCACGTGCCCCAACGCCACCCCATTTGACTTCCTCGCCGCTCTGTTTTGGAATCGCATCGCTCGGGTCAAACCTCCAAAAAATCACCACCAAACACACTGTCTTTGCATTTGCACCGACTTTAGGAATCTCATAAAAGCGTCCCTCCCTATTGGGTACTTCGGAAATGCCTTGCACTTTTCAATGCTCTCGCAGAAAGTGGAAGACATGCAATTAGGAGGCATAGTCAGTGCAGTGCATAGCCACCTGAAAGGGCTTTCAGAGGAAGAAATATGGTCTACGAATAATGAAGGGAATTATTATTGCATGTATGGGACTGAGTTAACTTGTGTTTGCATGGAGCACTTGGTGTTTGAGGAAGAAAATGAGTCGTTGCTATATGCTGCAATGTTTGGGAATAACGAGAAGCCAATTCAAGTTTCATGTCGCGTGGGGAATGTGGATTATGGTGAAGGTTTGATCACGGTGATGCCTTCTGAAGAAGGAGGACTTTCGAGAACAGTGATGGTGATGCTTCCTGAGGAAGAACTCGCTGAACTAAGCAAAGATGAAGCAATATTGGAGTTGGAGCCAGCGATGCTTCTTGCTGGTTCTGTGGTCAGTGGTGGACCATTGACTTaatgcaaaatttaatttttcgaCTTCTTGTCTCTCTCTAATGCTGCCAACCAATACTTACACGTGGAGTACGTGAGAATCTcagacactttttttttatatttttattcatgtgattgattaaaatttgtttaaaattatcaattttattatattttattttttatttaatataaattaagagaaaaaatattaattaaaaattaaaatttatgaaaatagataatttttaataaattataatcaatcaaagaaaaaaatctaaaaaaaattatcaaaatgaatAAGAAAGTTTTTGCCAAACGTGATAGAACCGGCTCAAATTTGGAGTATGTGTGTCAGTGTGTATGTACGTTTAACTCATGAATCATGACTATGACTACCTTGCATGAGTAAATTGTTTgacttttgtttatttattcatttttcactAAATAAATTTGTCCGTTTAAATCTTGTGGTAATTTTATTTTCCGTTCAGTTCTTAAGGAGTGTACAGAGATATTagttaaggaatttttttttattaaatactttcaattatttaaaacataataccaactttttttaatttaataatcttTAGAGTGATATCATCTAGTGTCTTTCAGAAAGATTTattgcataaaaatataaaaacataataatttttttataaataactatttatttaaaactattaaAGTTTAAAGATAATGTATataaattgagatttttttaatgaatgtgAAATATTGTTTTACTTTGACTAAAAAGGTATTCTTAAAGAATCAATAAACAAAGTATTTTCATAATAGTACAATAGAAATGATGgtgaaattatattaataaaaaaaacttttaattccttaattaaTGTTCAAAAagcattggttttttttttgttgggatATTCCAAAATGCATTGGCTGACATTtagttaactaattttttaaaatgtaaaatattttatattatcaaccaATTAAAAGTTATTCATATGATTATTAAGacaattatgataaaaataaacaaatataatagtTTATAATTAGATGAATGTAAGATATTTTATACGGTAAATGCATATACCATTTATTcttactaaaataatttcatcgttatttacataattaatttattaaaagttattattgaaataacttttaaataattattattataaaaatcaataaatttattataaataataatttaggattaaataataatgaaaaagtcTTTCCGTCGGTCCTATTTACTCTACCTAAAAGATTTTAATAGCTATCCATAATCATGTTCTTACTTTAGACTATTTATTGGCATTCTAGCTACTTACGCACAGCAGGCAGCACCAACAATAAACCAAACCAATCTTCACCAACAGAAAATTTGTCTCTAAAAAATAATCAGTAAAACATTCAATGGAACCATGATTCGACACAAAGATGGATATCTTGGCTTCAGATGAGTCTCACTCTCTCATTATTTAATAAGATGTGCATAATTAAGCATACAACATAAGTTTTGTGAGTTGTCCGTATAGGACCAATGGCAATTAGTTTTATTGAGAGCGGATTAAATTTTGGAGCACGCAAGGAGATACGAAACTAGATGAAAAGAAAGATCTGAGATCTAAGGTGCATAAGTGCATAACTGGTATATATAGTTATGCTTTTGGTGGAGTATTAGCAAACTTCCATGAACATCTAACAAATGCATCAGTGGTCCGATCCCCTGCCACCTCAGATATTGGTACAGCATCTGTAATCTCCTTTAAATCATCTTTGCTGAGTTTCACTTCACATGAACCGATATTACTATCAAGATTTTTTATCTTAGTTGTTCCTGCAATACATGAGAGGCTCCAGAAATGTTAATTCTCTGGCAAAAACAATTCACAATTAAATGCTGACATGACGTCACGATATAGTATTATGAGCCCATGATCAAGGGGGTTCGTGCATGATTCAATTTAGCCTCTGATATTGTAAAAATGCTAACTTAGTCTATGACTTCCATACGTGTCATTCAATTTAGTTCCTGAATTTAGTAACCATTGTCAAATTGACTATCATAAATTGATTTGATCGCTAGTGTTAGAGATCAAATTGACTGACACACAACAAAGTCAAGAATTAGATCAAATGTTGCGTACCAAAGTCAGGAAAATCACTCACCAGGGATGGGTACCACATCGTCTCCTTGATGAAGAATCCATGCAAGAGCAAGTTGCGAAGATGTACATCCATACTTCTCTGCCAATTTTTCTATCCTAGAATATAAGAT is a genomic window containing:
- the LOC102670183 gene encoding protein ECERIFERUM 2, encoding MSNSRVAVNSKLTVVSSRPVSASGKGKAHALSALDSAMGSHTVHVIYYYKNEEKWFESFDLLDPLRESLSEVLTLYPTVTGRLGKRGVDGGWEVKCNDAGVRVIKASVDATLDQWLKSASGSEENLLVAWDHMPDDPTTWSPFRIQVNRFEGGGVAIGISCSHMVADLTFLASFFKSWTEVHRHLAITHPPFVAPLPNHADDDAESLPRHAKTHSPRNMATATFKFSSSIINRCLSKVHGTCPNATPFDFLAALFWNRIARVKPPKNHHQTHCLCICTDFRNLIKASLPIGYFGNALHFSMLSQKVEDMQLGGIVSAVHSHLKGLSEEEIWSTNNEGNYYCMYGTELTCVCMEHLVFEEENESLLYAAMFGNNEKPIQVSCRVGNVDYGEGLITVMPSEEGGLSRTVMVMLPEEELAELSKDEAILELEPAMLLAGSVVSGGPLT